GCCGCCTCGCTCTCCGGCGGCAACCAGCAGAAGCTGATCGTCGGCCGCGAGATGAGCCACAACCCGAAGTTCCTGATCGCCGCCCACCCCACCCGGGGTGTGGACGTCGGCGCGCAGGCCCAGATCTGGGACCGCATCCGCGAGGCCCGCCGCGAGGGCCTGGCCGTGCTGCTGATCTCCGCCGACCTCGACGAGCTCATCGGCCTGTCGGACACCCTGCGCGTGATCTACAACGGCACGCTGGTCGCGGACGCCGACCCCGCCACCATCACCCCGGAGGAGCTCGGCTCCGCCATGACCGGCGCCGCGTCCGGTCACCTGGAACACGTGGACGACGCGGAAACCACCGAGGAAGCTGCCGGTCCGGAGGACGAGGCCCGATGAAGAAGTTCGACAAGGAGCGCGTGCTCCTCGCGGTGGCCGGCCCGGTCATCGCGCTCGTCGCGGCGATCCTGCTGACCTCGGTCGTGCTGATCGCCTCGGGCAAGAGCCCGATCGAGCCGTACACGCTCATGCTGGAGCAGGCCGGCTACTCCGACGTCCAGGTCCTGATCGTCAACCAGGCCTCGATGTACTACGTCGCCGCCCTCGCGGTCGCCATCGGCTTCCGCATGAACCTGTTCAACATCGGCGTCGACGGCCAGTACCGCCTCGCCGCGATGATGACCGCCGTGGTCGGCGCGAACATCGCCCTGCCGTCCTTCCTCCAGATCCCGCTGCTGCTCCTGGTCGGCGTCCTCACCGGCGCCTTCTGGGCCGGCATCGCGGGCGTCCTGAAGGTCACCCGCGGGGTCAGCGAGGTGGTGGCGACGATCATGCTGAACGCGATCGCCACCAGCGTCATCGGCTACCTCACCCTCGACAACATGTGGGGCGTGCAGGTCGGCAACAACAACACCACCGGCATCATGAAGGACTCCGGCTGGGTCCCCGGCATCGACCTCGGCGCCGACGTCGGCGAGATCTACGGCCTGGTCTTCCTCGCCATCGCCCTGGGCATCGTCTACTGGGTCGTCCTCAACCGCACCCGCTTCGGCTTCGACCTGCGCGCCACCGGCGAGTCCGAGACCGCCGCCGCGGCCTCCGGCGTCGACGCCAAGAAGATGGTCCTCACCGCGATGCTCATCTCCGGCGGCATCGCGGGCCTCTCCGGCCTGCCCCTGCTGCTCGGCGACGCCCACACCTACAGCCTGAGCTTCCCCACGGGTCTCGGCTTCACCGGCATCACCATCGCCCTGCTCGGCCGCAACAACCCGGTCGGCATCGCGTTCGCCGCGCTCCTGATCGCCTTCCTCGACAAGGCCTCTCCCGCCCTCGACTACGCGACCCCGGTGGCGTACGAGAAGGAGATCGCCACGATCATGCAGGGCCTCATCGTCTTCGCGGTCGTCATCTCGTACGAGGCCGTACGCCAGTGGGGTCTGCGCCGTCAGCAGAAGCGCGTCGGCGCCGAGCTCGCCGCCGCCGCCCAGAACACCAAGAAGGAGGTGACGGTCTGATGAGCACCACGACCATCGCCAAGCCGCAGGCGAAGCAGCCCGGCAAGGGCGGCCGCAAACTCTCGCTCCCGGTCCTCCTGCTGATCATCGCGGGCGTCCTGGTGCTGACCTCGATCGTCCGCCTCATCACCGGCGCGGACGGCATCACCTCCACCGGCCAGATGTCCACGGCCCTGCGCCTCGCCGTCCCGATCGGCCTCGCGGGCCTCGGCGGCCTGTGGGCCGAACGCGCGGGCGTCGTCAACATCGGCCTCGAGGGCATGATGATCCTCGGCACCTGGTTCGGCGCCTGGGCCGGTTACCAGTGGGGCCCGTGGACGGGCGTCGTCTTCGGCATCATCGGCGGCGCGCTCGGCGCCGTC
The sequence above is a segment of the Streptomyces asoensis genome. Coding sequences within it:
- a CDS encoding ABC transporter permease, which produces MKKFDKERVLLAVAGPVIALVAAILLTSVVLIASGKSPIEPYTLMLEQAGYSDVQVLIVNQASMYYVAALAVAIGFRMNLFNIGVDGQYRLAAMMTAVVGANIALPSFLQIPLLLLVGVLTGAFWAGIAGVLKVTRGVSEVVATIMLNAIATSVIGYLTLDNMWGVQVGNNNTTGIMKDSGWVPGIDLGADVGEIYGLVFLAIALGIVYWVVLNRTRFGFDLRATGESETAAAASGVDAKKMVLTAMLISGGIAGLSGLPLLLGDAHTYSLSFPTGLGFTGITIALLGRNNPVGIAFAALLIAFLDKASPALDYATPVAYEKEIATIMQGLIVFAVVISYEAVRQWGLRRQQKRVGAELAAAAQNTKKEVTV